Sequence from the Bacteroidales bacterium genome:
ACATTAGCTACAAACGGAGGATTTATAAAACCCGGCCAGCGGGAAGAATTGGAATGAACGCCGGTGGAAAGCATTTTTCCGACACTCCACAAAAAAGGACTCAGGCCGAGAATCATGAGAAAAACATACAGGGCATATTGTTCAAACTGCGACGGAAACAGCATCTGACCCAGGGGCAAGGCAAGATATCCTGCATTCTGCATGCTGGCTATGGGCAGAAGATTTCTTTTCCCGGGCAATTCCTTCCGGAAGAAGACCCAGGCCACAGCAAGCCCAAAGGCCGATAATGCTATGGCCACCAGAGGCAGAACAAACCAGAATGGAATCTCTGCCGGTCTGAACGTTGAGATAATATTCGAAAAAATCAGGCAGGGAAGAAACAATGCCACAATCAGGTTGGTCAGTGCCTTCACCTCGGCCTTCCCGAATACTTTAACCCTCACCAGCACGGCCGCAAGCAAAATTACAAGGTACACCTTTGCCTGTGCCTCCAGAACCGTAACAAAGGTGGTCTGAAACATATCGTACCCTCTTCAATGAAACGACAAATCTAATAAAAAGCCGGTCATTGGCAGTATAAATGCAGTCCATTGACCATACATTGTAAAAAAAACAAGGGTATGAGCAGGAAACTGTTCCCGTTCATCAGAGAAGGAAAGCAATTCAAGGAGAAACGGTGCAATCGTTTAACTGTTCGAAAAGCCTCTTAAATTATACTGCCGTTCCGGGATGCCGTAAACAATGTGCCGTGCTGAAAGCATGAAAACATCAGAGCATAAAAGCATATTTGCTATCTTTACCAAAAAAATATGTTCACCATGAAGCATTTGTTTATTGCCGTTTTGCTTATCATTCCGGCTTTTCTCCGGGCCGGCGAACCTTCCCGTGATTATTTTCCCGACCTGAAAGGATGGAAAAAACCTTCCACTATACAGACCTACACCCCGGAAAACCTCTGGAACATTATTGACGGAGCGGCCGAAAGCTACCTCGCCTATGATTTCAGGGAACTGTATATGGGTGAATACAAAGGAAAAAACGGTTCCTACCTCACCCTCGAAATCTATCGCCACCAGACTCCCGAAAACGCCTTCGGCATCTTCCGGTCCGAAAAGCCTTCCGATGCCGTGCCTGCAACTGTCGGAGCAGAAGCTTACATCGGCGATGATTTTCTGAATTTCCTCTCCGGTTGTTTTTATGTAAAAATCCGATCGAAAGATGCCTCTCCGGCAATCAAAGAAGCCATGACCACCCTGGCGAAGCTGGTGAACGAAAAACTGGGAGGATACAATTCCCTCCCGGAACCTTTGACCTGGTTTCCGGCCGAAAACAAGGTTCCTGGCAGCGATATGTACATCAATTCGGGTTTTCTTGGCTATTCTTTTCTGAACAAGGCATTTACAGCCGAATACGAACTCAATTCCACCCGGTTCAATGCCTTTCTTATCGTTATGCCCGATCAGGCATCGGCCCTGCAGGTACTTAAAGAATACCTTGCCTCCCTCAACTCCGGCGAAACGCCCGAACCTGAAAAAAGATACTTTCTGAACGATAAATACAACGGACCAATTACCCTGTCGGTTAAAAACTGCTGTTTAATGGGGGTTTACAACACCAGCGACAGGGAAACCGGCAGCCTGCTCCTCGATAAGCTTGAGAAAAACATTGTCTGCCGGTAATTCTTCCTGCCATGCTGGTCTTTTCACCCTGCCTGGAGATTTTCTTCGGTTCCCTTCCGTTTACCGAACGCATGCAGGCCATCTCGTCCCTGGGATACACCCATTACGAATTCTGGAGCTGGTGGGATAAAGATCTGAATGCTATCGCCGAAAAGAATGAAGAACTGGAATTAACCACCCAGGCTTTCTGCACGCAGTTTGTTTCCCTGGTTGACCCGAATCTTCAGAATGCTTATCTGGACGGCCTTGCAGAAACCATTGAAACAGCAAAAAAACTTAAGGCAAACATCATCATTTCGCAGGTAGGAAATGAAT
This genomic interval carries:
- a CDS encoding permease; translation: MFQTTFVTVLEAQAKVYLVILLAAVLVRVKVFGKAEVKALTNLIVALFLPCLIFSNIISTFRPAEIPFWFVLPLVAIALSAFGLAVAWVFFRKELPGKRNLLPIASMQNAGYLALPLGQMLFPSQFEQYALYVFLMILGLSPFLWSVGKMLSTGVHSNSSRWPGFINPPFVANVLAIILVLAKLEGAIPSFVTETVHTLGTATVPLANFALGAIIGGISLRKVPGLKDALRVLSVKFLLMPALMMLMVVWTGVGRSDALLAQTLIIQAASPPATAIMLQINRYGGDEQLAGSMMILSLIVCLPAIPFWLALWNGL